The region ttctcCACTGATGTATTATTTTCCGATGAGGTGAACAAGGCGGCGGTTATTCATATACTCTAACGTTATATTGTTAAATATTATACCGTTATTTTGGTATTATTCGCgagtcctttttcttttcacgagcAGTTGTATCTGTATCAATATTATTCTGCGCCCGATTTCGTGTTGATTGAATAAcacggaaaaataataaatgataaatgatTAATCAAGGGTCGATTTGAGGGGGCTTTTCGGTGAGGATTGGAAGTGAATTCTAACACGTTATTGGGAGTGTTATTcattaaatagaaaaatgcatGTTCTCTCACAACAGATTTTTTCTGAAGGGTTTATCACGCTAGATTCATGTAATTCGatctcaagaatccgaatctgcaagcaaaataattccatctctgaaattgattgagttatcgccaattaattaatcgaattagtgcaaaatcaaggatatctcgataggaTTTGATGTCAGCTCAATTTGGTTGACGGCTTCACGTTCGTTACGCAATTTCACGAAGGAAAAGTGTCCCGGAATTATTCCGGCAAATACTTCACCTTCAAGcccaaaaaaacggtaagtcTATAGCCTCAGAgctttctcaaaatttgagatgaaGATACAGATTTTTTCTGAAGGGTTTATCACGCTAGTTTCATGTaattcgatctcaggaatccgaatctgcaagcaaaataattccatctctgaaattgattgagttatcgccaattaatcgatcgaaaagaAGATTAATCGAGGATGTCTCGTTGGGTTTTCATGCCAGCTCAATATGATCGAAAGCGTTGTGTTCGTTACGCAATTTTGTGTAGGAAGATcgtcctgaaattattctggcaaatacttcactttttggcccaaaaaaacggtaagcctatagccttcgGTCAACGCATCTCCGATTTAAGGCGGGTCACCTAaagtcaaggggcaagaaacctggaaAAATGGTTCGCCTAAATTCCGTGGTGAAAATTTCTGCGTAACGGCCCTGCTTGTCACTCACGTGTAGAGACCCTTACGTGTAACTTGCCTTGCATATCACTACAGTGGTTAGAAGAGATGCggtaatcgaaaaaataatttaaaaaattggaaagactcaggaaaaatttcgaaacgatgGTCAGTTCATTCGTACCTAATACAAAGTAATATCaactatttttctattacCTGATAAATTAGATCATCTCTCATGCGCAGTAGAGTCATCTACACGCTCTAGTTATCATCGCTTAGTATAGATATCAGCGGCACATCCAGTGAGATGGCGTAGCCCGGTGAGAATTTTTAGAAGAGGTCGAGACTCTACCATCTCTTCGACGGCTGACCGTACGCAAATCTTCGGTCGTTGTTCAAGaatttacaataaaaattaaaagtctCACTGAACGCCGGAGAAACGGATAATTGTCACCATTCGAACATACACGTCGTCTGAGTTTGCAACACACGTTTTACTCGACTAATAGTCGACGCATTTGCCGAAAATTCGACGGAAATCAGTCGCAATTTTTCGGGAATTGAATACTAACCGCGAAAATCGCCATGCCCGCAGCGCAATATGGCTGATATTAGGAAAAATAGCGCGCGTCGGCATCCGGGATAGTGTTGCACAGAGAAAACACGAGCACCCCGACAACAGCACGGCTCGTTGATCTTAATCGTCGTGCAAAGTGTTGCGGCGAAACATACTTTGGACTCCATGGTAGATAGTTGTGCCGCCTTTATGTGTACCTCGCGAGTTCACCGCGAATAACACGGTCGTTTAGATAAAATAATACAGATATGTCAGACCACAGCGACGCATTTGATCATCCGAAAAGTACGTTGCTCGAGGATGAAGAAATGCCGACTTTTATGAGCGTGTCGAGCAAGGAGAGCCTGCCGTTCAATGACACTAACGTCCACCAATTGCCCATTCACAACAATTCGAACCCGCTCGACAATAACGAAAACAGCAACGATTATCAGGCACAAAGTCGCAGCCCGACTACAGAGGAACGCGAAGACGAGGGCAACGAGGACAACGAGGACAATGAAGAGAGCAGCGTCTACGTATTGTCCTCCGGAGATGAAGCCGACGACAGAGATCCATCGCCAAATTCCTTCGACGAGGAGGTCgacgaggaagaggaggacgaagaagatgaCGACGAAGAGGATATCGATGGTGAAATCATAcagacttctttttttccttgctcCGGTGTATATCTTTTGTTTTGTCTCACCTTGTGTTGACTACCGATGACCAGTTGAGCGACGATTGTTCTTCTGGCCCACCTGGCTTGTTATCTGTTATTTTACCCCATCTGTACGATACATCGAAAACTCATCCATACTTATTTCACTACAGATATAGACGAAATGGATCCAGAAAACGAAGAAGTGGATGCAGCCGAAGATCAGCTGGAAGATTTTTCCGATGAAGACAACGAGAGAGACGACGTTATGTCCGACGACATGGCACTGAGATCGGACAAACCAAAATTGATACTGCAACGGAAACGCAGTCTTTCTTTGCAGGATTTGTCGGATTGCTCCGCGATTTTTCCTCGCCGTAAGCCTTACGTTACCGGGGGCATTAAATACAGAGGTGTGCAAAGCAAGGTCAGACGTTACATTCAAGATCTGAAAGACATGGGTAGAAGGTCTGCGGACAAACGGTTGAAATCTAACGAGGAAATTAACCAAAACGAAGAATGCCAGATTCAAGGTTAATAGAAATTCTTCGGGCTTACATCTTTTTAGGTTTATTATGTATTCATTGTGTCATTAATTGCAGTTTGCCAAGACGGGGATGAAACCGAGGTTTCCCATCATCCTAAAGGGCGTAGGAGTATCAAAGGCTACGCTGTACAAGCGTTGAAAGACTTGGAAATCCGAGAGGAGCTTATTCGAGAAGACAGCAATTTCATTTCGGAGAATGCCGATCATTGTAATATGAGACCGAACAACAATGTTCAAACAAAGGCAAAAACTGTGACTGTTGACCAACCGCATCGATACAATAATCTGAGTCATGAAATTAAATTGGAaattgaggtaaaaaaatctaaaaagcTAAATTTGAACGGCGAACTAGGCAACGACGACTGTTCGAATAATCTCAAAACACCCGAGGATCTAACCGTGAACTACACCATGAACGGCGATGTGCAAGGTCAGAATATTTTGGATGTTCGTTCGATCGGGTATGACGAATACATGCGTGGCAGCTCGAATCACAACTACAAATATTCTCCGGAACCTGATAAAGTAACGGGGAAAAACGACACGACtataggaaaaaatagaaactcaAATTCTACCGTATCGGGGGTGGCCACGATGGTCGTTACAAATGTAGACCATAATGAACCGCCCAATCGACATCCCAAAAATCTTCAGAGCGAGGAAGTAATTCCTATGGAAATAGTCGAGCACCGCGACGATCCAAAAGCGGTCGCAGAAGCAGCGACGAGAGAACAAATTTACAATGAAACCCTCGAAGAGATGAGTCTGATCAAAGCTCAGCTGAATCAGAAGACCACACAATGTAAAGAGATAAGAGAAGCCTATCAAAAAACTTTATCCGAAAATTTTGAGTTGAAACAAGAATTggaagatttgaaaaagtctCTCTCCAAAATGTCCTCGAAGAAACAAAGTCCAGAGCTCGTCACTGTGGCAATTCAGACCGATCGTATCCTGAGCCCTGCCCAGACGACGCAGCAAATCGCACCTGCGGACAGTTGTGTGAATCCTAAAATTTCCAGTAGTACCATAGCCTCCGCTATCAGTTACAACGACCAATGGACGGAGAGTGCAGACAGCTTGCCTACATCCAACGGATCAATGCGACCACTGCCTAACCTCACCCCTCTGTCTGTCGCTGACGACAGTTTCATAGGAGTTCCTTCGACCCCTTTGCGAACGCCACGCCAGCCTTCTCACGCTTTCCAAACCTCTtcgaagataataaaaatgctGTCCAGTATCACCCAGCGAAAGTCTAAAGTCGATGGCAACATAAAAGGGCAAGACGAGTCCACGAATATTTTTGACAAAGTCCTAGGTTCTTCCCCCGCAGTTTCCAGTTGTAATTCACCGTTGAACCACAGAATCTCTAACAAAAGAAAGGCTTCGGACATGCCAGAAAATGCCAACGTTCTTCAACCTCCTAAAATTCCCCACACAACCGGCGGATTCCACAGACCGAACAGGAGATCGAGATCTGAATTCGCACACCCGGGAAACCACGTCAAAC is a window of Athalia rosae chromosome 8, iyAthRosa1.1, whole genome shotgun sequence DNA encoding:
- the LOC105686728 gene encoding uncharacterized protein LOC105686728 isoform X1, yielding MSDHSDAFDHPKSTLLEDEEMPTFMSVSSKESLPFNDTNVHQLPIHNNSNPLDNNENSNDYQAQSRSPTTEEREDEGNEDNEDNEESSVYVLSSGDEADDRDPSPNSFDEEVDEEEEDEEDDDEEDIDDIDEMDPENEEVDAAEDQLEDFSDEDNERDDVMSDDMALRSDKPKLILQRKRSLSLQDLSDCSAIFPRRKPYVTGGIKYRGVQSKVRRYIQDLKDMGRRSADKRLKSNEEINQNEECQIQVCQDGDETEVSHHPKGRRSIKGYAVQALKDLEIREELIREDSNFISENADHCNMRPNNNVQTKAKTVTVDQPHRYNNLSHEIKLEIEVKKSKKLNLNGELGNDDCSNNLKTPEDLTVNYTMNGDVQGQNILDVRSIGYDEYMRGSSNHNYKYSPEPDKVTGKNDTTIGKNRNSNSTVSGVATMVVTNVDHNEPPNRHPKNLQSEEVIPMEIVEHRDDPKAVAEAATREQIYNETLEEMSLIKAQLNQKTTQCKEIREAYQKTLSENFELKQELEDLKKSLSKMSSKKQSPELVTVAIQTDRILSPAQTTQQIAPADSCVNPKISSSTIASAISYNDQWTESADSLPTSNGSMRPLPNLTPLSVADDSFIGVPSTPLRTPRQPSHAFQTSSKIIKMLSSITQRKSKVDGNIKGQDESTNIFDKVLGSSPAVSSCNSPLNHRISNKRKASDMPENANVLQPPKIPHTTGGFHRPNRRSRSEFAHPGNHVKPNSQSTAQQSSDVNGTQENLEDSQKEEEPREDLDNGVKCFTYREDENSPQTSFLIQAENENKNAERDEDSKRPSSVVVRECGPYLLGNVEVRMTEINGTINIWGKEVNQETIIQDERREETDMDDEANEKDPCECLHKTPNLRIPLCCSTNRKSKIPPLRMDESEFCKNFNSPSTSQPRESPAAADNFRQCQHLGNFMNSVESIRNPKDCESHIHSRSAFKCRRSSNFCEEEFQVEPPRNPNLNKCGCDWEHEGCCSISCGRVSRHCHEDDCALGTTNRRENGTCSRWNTLKSNGHSKTDGNCARNQTLRFPSRCEGKNSTCSHAPRRHSFADDDDDEVFKKPSTSNTRMSGSYCRSRSLSCNDHSDDPLLPHHLHDTSEVLKRRRSSGKRVRGILMDFLRGCGDCRAVNGTPNKVSPGVVPQVRVRPATPPCAAPLNQAQQRTASYGSTNNRCVHTERCATCARRIEMATEIENQLEIFGAEMERLRSRSQAVLGMLNTLHSADTN
- the LOC105686728 gene encoding uncharacterized protein LOC105686728 isoform X2 — protein: MPTFMSVSSKESLPFNDTNVHQLPIHNNSNPLDNNENSNDYQAQSRSPTTEEREDEGNEDNEDNEESSVYVLSSGDEADDRDPSPNSFDEEVDEEEEDEEDDDEEDIDDIDEMDPENEEVDAAEDQLEDFSDEDNERDDVMSDDMALRSDKPKLILQRKRSLSLQDLSDCSAIFPRRKPYVTGGIKYRGVQSKVRRYIQDLKDMGRRSADKRLKSNEEINQNEECQIQVCQDGDETEVSHHPKGRRSIKGYAVQALKDLEIREELIREDSNFISENADHCNMRPNNNVQTKAKTVTVDQPHRYNNLSHEIKLEIEVKKSKKLNLNGELGNDDCSNNLKTPEDLTVNYTMNGDVQGQNILDVRSIGYDEYMRGSSNHNYKYSPEPDKVTGKNDTTIGKNRNSNSTVSGVATMVVTNVDHNEPPNRHPKNLQSEEVIPMEIVEHRDDPKAVAEAATREQIYNETLEEMSLIKAQLNQKTTQCKEIREAYQKTLSENFELKQELEDLKKSLSKMSSKKQSPELVTVAIQTDRILSPAQTTQQIAPADSCVNPKISSSTIASAISYNDQWTESADSLPTSNGSMRPLPNLTPLSVADDSFIGVPSTPLRTPRQPSHAFQTSSKIIKMLSSITQRKSKVDGNIKGQDESTNIFDKVLGSSPAVSSCNSPLNHRISNKRKASDMPENANVLQPPKIPHTTGGFHRPNRRSRSEFAHPGNHVKPNSQSTAQQSSDVNGTQENLEDSQKEEEPREDLDNGVKCFTYREDENSPQTSFLIQAENENKNAERDEDSKRPSSVVVRECGPYLLGNVEVRMTEINGTINIWGKEVNQETIIQDERREETDMDDEANEKDPCECLHKTPNLRIPLCCSTNRKSKIPPLRMDESEFCKNFNSPSTSQPRESPAAADNFRQCQHLGNFMNSVESIRNPKDCESHIHSRSAFKCRRSSNFCEEEFQVEPPRNPNLNKCGCDWEHEGCCSISCGRVSRHCHEDDCALGTTNRRENGTCSRWNTLKSNGHSKTDGNCARNQTLRFPSRCEGKNSTCSHAPRRHSFADDDDDEVFKKPSTSNTRMSGSYCRSRSLSCNDHSDDPLLPHHLHDTSEVLKRRRSSGKRVRGILMDFLRGCGDCRAVNGTPNKVSPGVVPQVRVRPATPPCAAPLNQAQQRTASYGSTNNRCVHTERCATCARRIEMATEIENQLEIFGAEMERLRSRSQAVLGMLNTLHSADTN